A window from Malania oleifera isolate guangnan ecotype guangnan chromosome 7, ASM2987363v1, whole genome shotgun sequence encodes these proteins:
- the LOC131160611 gene encoding probable serine/threonine-protein kinase PBL8, producing the protein MGNCGTREESAVVSHAQVQQLHMLSLPVKNGGSEKKHSRSVSDLSDPSTPHNIEDSRKNAVLYTHVIAFTLFELETITKSFRSDYILGEGGFGTVYKGYIDENVRVGLKSLPVAVKVLNKEGLQGHREWRTEVNFLGQLRHPNLVKLIGYCCEDDHRLLVYEFMFRGSLENHLFRKATVPLSWATRMMIALGAAKGLAFLHNAERPVIYRDFKTSNILLDSDYTAKLSDFGLAKAGPQGDETHVSTRVMGTYGYAAPEYVMTGHLTARSDVYSFGVVLLELLTGRRSVDKTRPSKEQSLVDWARPKLNDKRKLLQIIDPRLESQYSVRAAQKACSLAYYCLSQNPKARPLMSDVVETLEPLQSSRAGTDEVSSSSSLITGAGTFAMRGISDYRVHHRFGNNIGTGAGCRSPNPSCSPGAAAACRVR; encoded by the exons ATGGGCAACTGTGGTACCAGAGAGGAGTCTGCTGTCGTCTCCCATGCGCAAG TTCAGCAGCTTCACATGTTATCTCTACCTGTTAAAAATGGCGGTTCGGAGAAGAAGCACAGTCGTTCCGTATCAGATCTGAGCGATCCTTCAACTCCGCACAACATTGAGGACTCTAGAAAGAATGCTGTGCTATATACACATGTTATCGCTTTTACATTGTTCGAGCTCGAGACCATAACCAAGAGCTTCCGCTCTGATTATATTCTGGGCGAAGGTGGATTTGGAACAGTGTACAAGGGTTACATAGACGAAAATGTGAGGGTCGGCCTCAAATCCCTCCCAGTTGCTGTAAAAGTTCTTAACAAGGAGGGCCTTCAAGGCCATAGAGAATGGCGT ACGGAGGTTAACTTTCTTGGGCAGCTGAGGCATCCAAACCTGGTCAAGTTAATTGGATATTGCTGCGAGGATGATCATAGGTTACTTGTCTACGAGTTCATGTTCCGCGGAAGCCTCGAGAATCACTTGTTTCGAA AGGCAACTGTTCCTTTATCTTGGGCAACAAGGATGATGATTGCTCTGGGAGCAGCCAAAGGGCTTGCTTTCCTTCACAATGCTGAAAGGCCTGTTATCTATCGGGATTTCAAAACGTCAAATATATTGTTGGACTCT GATTATACGGCAAAGCTCTCTGATTTTGGGCTGGCAAAAGCTGGACCACAAGGCGATGAGACCCATGTGTCAACTCGGGTAATGGGAACTTATGGTTATGCTGCTCCAGAATATGTGATGACTG GTCACCTGACAGCCAGGAGCGACGTCTACAGCTTTGGGGTTGTTCTTCTGGAGCTGTTGACTGGAAGGAGGTCAGTTGACAAGACGAGACCCAGTAAGGAGCAGAGCTTGGTGGATTGGGCACGACCAAAGTTGAATGACAAGAGGAAATTGCTGCAAATAATAGACCCCAGATTAGAGAGCCAGTACTCGGTGAGGGCAGCGCAGAAAGCCTGCAGCTTGGCATACTATTGCCTGAGCCAGAACCCCAAAGCAAGACCCTTAATGAGCGATGTGGTTGAGACCTTAGAGCCTCTCCAGAGCAGCCGTGCTGGCACAGATGAAGTATCGTCATCATCTTCCCTCATCACTGGGGCTGGCACATTTGCCATGAGGGGAATTTCCGATTACCGGGTGCATCACAGGTTTGGCAACAATATTGGTACCGGTGCTGGTTGCCGGTCCCCCAACCCCAGTTGTTCCCCAGGTGCGGCTGCGGCTTGCCGGGTCAGATGA